A genome region from Sander vitreus isolate 19-12246 chromosome 21, sanVit1, whole genome shotgun sequence includes the following:
- the tmem235b gene encoding transmembrane protein 235, with protein sequence MRELNPHLCRMKVTFGSLVITAGICGILSFAFLATSLGTEYWYIIEMNPMNTSDFENMSSHSGLWSINEGGKMTTDSIDSFTADSSRYSETELLMLSMHSAIVVVLPFSLVLLLFGGICGLVSSLARSPVLLTGTASYFFICSLLTLCGVSLYIIYSDKALAETERQVGPEGLAYIHTSFGWSLGLAWLSYGLELLTGVLLLVAARMAKLLQSSPTVA encoded by the exons ATGCGTGAATTAAACCCTCACCTGTGCAGGATGAAGGTAACCTTTGGCTCTCTGGTGATCACAGCCGGCATCTGCGGGATTCTGAGCTTCGCTTTTTTGGCGACGTCCCTCGGAACCGAATATTGGTACATCATAGAGATGAATCCTATGAATACAAGCGACTTTGAGAACATGAGCTCCCACTCGGGACTGTGGAGCATCAACGAAG GTGGGAAGATGACCACAGACTCTATTGACTCCTTCACAGCTGACTCCTCCAGATACTCTGAGACTGAGCTCCTCATGCTGA GCATGCACAGTGCAATAGTGGTGGTGCTTCCCTTCAGCCTGGTCCTGTTGCTGTTTGGTGGCATCTGTGGATTGGTCAGCTCCCTGGCTCGGAGCCCCGTCCTCCTCACCGGCACAGCCTCCTACTTCTTCATCTGCA GTCTGCTGACGCTGTGCGGTGTGAGCCTCTACATCATCTACTCGGACAAGGCACTGGCTGAGACGGAGAGGCAGGTGGGGCCGGAGGGTCTGGCCTATATTCACACCTCCTTCGGCTGGTCTCTGGGTCTGGCCTGGCTCTCCTACGGCCTGGAGCTTCTCACTGGCGTGCTGCTCCTCGTAGCTGCGAGAATGGCCAAGCTGCTGCAAAGCAGTCCCACCGTGGCCTGA
- the uqcrc2b gene encoding cytochrome b-c1 complex subunit 2, mitochondrial isoform X2, whose amino-acid sequence MKGIRGISQLSTRLYAAQAARKVEFTGAGEHVKFQPQDVQVTRLPSGLVIASLENYSPASKIGVFVKAGCRYETPDNQGVTHLLRLASNLTTKGASSFKICRGVEAVGGSLSVTSSRENMIYTVDCLRDDIDTVMEYLINVTTAPEFRPWEVSDLTPRVKMDKAQAAQSAQIGVIEGLHEAAYKNALCNSLYCPTHMVGNIQSGHLHQFVQNNFTSARMALVGLGVDHTVLKQVGEQFLNIRSGTGTTGAKAQYRGGEIRLPGLSSLVHSAVVSESAAASTSEALAFSVLQHLLGAGLHVKRGSCTSSKLVNGVAKATADPFDVSAFNSSYSDSGLFGVYTISQPAVAGDVIRAALAEVKAVADGGVTAADLTRAKAQLKGQFLMSLETSEGLLEAMGTQALVEGSYCSTEEVSKNIDNVSLTDVANAAKKFVTGKKTMASSGNLIKTPFVDEI is encoded by the exons ACGAGGCTTTACGCGGCCCAGGCTGCCCGTAAGGTGGAGTTCACTGGGGCCGGCGAACACGTTAAGTTTCAGCCACAGGATGTGCAG GTGACCAGACTGCCCAGTGGACTGGTGATTGCCTCCTTGGAGAACTATTCCCCAGCCTCCAAGATTGGAGTGTTTGTCAAGGCCGGCTGTCGCTATGAGACCCCTGACAACCAGGGGGTCACCCACCTCCTCCGGCTGGCCTCCAACCTG ACAACCAAAGGAGCTTCTTCTTTCAAGATATGCCGTGGTGTTGAGGCAGTGGGAGGCAGCCTGAG TGTGACTTCATCCAGAGAGAACATGATCTACACCGTTGACTGCTTGAGAGATGACAT TGACACAGTGATGGAGTATTTGATCAATGTGACAACAGCCCCAGAGTTCCGTCCATGGGAGGTGTCAGACCTCACGCCCAGAGTGAAGATGGACAAGGCCCAGGCGGCACAGAGTGCTCAAATAG GTGTGATCGAAGGTCTGCATGAAGCTGCCTACAAGAATGCTCTCTGTAACTCTCTGTACTGTCCTACCCACATGGTTGGCAACATCCAGTCTGGGCAT ctgCACCAGTTTGTCCAGAACAATTTCACAAGCGCAAGAATGGCTCTTGTTGGACTTG GTGTGGACCACACGGTGCTAAAGCAAGTTGGCGAGCAATTCCTCAACATCCGCAGTGGGACAGGCACCACAGGGGCCAAGGCTCAGTATCGCGGAG GTGAGATCCGTCTGCCCGGCCTCAGCAGTCTGGTCCACTCGGCGGTGGTGAGCGAGTCAGCTGCAGCGAGCACCAGCGAGGCTCTGGCCTTCAGCGTGCTGCAGCATTTGCTCGGAGCTGGTCTGCACGTCAAGAGGGGCTCATGCACCTCCAGCAAACTGGTCAACGGTGTTGCCAAGGCAACTGCTGACCCCTTTGAT GTCAGTGCTTTCAACTCGAGCTACTCTGACTCTGGTCTGTTTGGGGTCTACACTATTTCCCAGCCTGCAGTTGCGGGTGAT GTGATTAGGGCCGCTCTTGCCGAGGTGAAGGCTGTCGCTGATGGTGGAGTCACAGCTGCTGACCTCACTCGGGCCAA GGCCCAGCTGAAGGGGCAGTTCCTGATGTCTCTGGAGACTTCAGAAGGTTTGCTGGAGGCCATGGGCACTCAGGCTCTGGTCGAGGGATCCTACTGCTCCACTGAGGAAGTCTCCAAAAACATTGACAACGTCTCCTTGACTGATGTCGCCAAT GCTGCCAAGAAATTTGTGACTGGCAAGAAGACTATGGCATCCAGCGGAAACCTCATCAAAACGCCCTTTGTGGATGAGATCTAA
- the uqcrc2b gene encoding cytochrome b-c1 complex subunit 2, mitochondrial isoform X1: MKGIRGISQLSRRFHVAARTGQSLAQSLAQPLAGLKLSPGAAHSLKDIHVTRLPSGLVIASLENYSPASKIGVFVKAGCRYETPDNQGVTHLLRLASNLTTKGASSFKICRGVEAVGGSLSVTSSRENMIYTVDCLRDDIDTVMEYLINVTTAPEFRPWEVSDLTPRVKMDKAQAAQSAQIGVIEGLHEAAYKNALCNSLYCPTHMVGNIQSGHLHQFVQNNFTSARMALVGLGVDHTVLKQVGEQFLNIRSGTGTTGAKAQYRGGEIRLPGLSSLVHSAVVSESAAASTSEALAFSVLQHLLGAGLHVKRGSCTSSKLVNGVAKATADPFDVSAFNSSYSDSGLFGVYTISQPAVAGDVIRAALAEVKAVADGGVTAADLTRAKAQLKGQFLMSLETSEGLLEAMGTQALVEGSYCSTEEVSKNIDNVSLTDVANAAKKFVTGKKTMASSGNLIKTPFVDEI; this comes from the exons AGACGGTTCCATGTGGCTGCCAGAACAGGCCAGTCCCTTGCCCAGTCCCTTGCCCAGCCCCTTGCTGGCCTCAAGCTCTCTCCAGGGGCTGCCCACTCCTTAAAGGATATCCAT GTGACCAGACTGCCCAGTGGACTGGTGATTGCCTCCTTGGAGAACTATTCCCCAGCCTCCAAGATTGGAGTGTTTGTCAAGGCCGGCTGTCGCTATGAGACCCCTGACAACCAGGGGGTCACCCACCTCCTCCGGCTGGCCTCCAACCTG ACAACCAAAGGAGCTTCTTCTTTCAAGATATGCCGTGGTGTTGAGGCAGTGGGAGGCAGCCTGAG TGTGACTTCATCCAGAGAGAACATGATCTACACCGTTGACTGCTTGAGAGATGACAT TGACACAGTGATGGAGTATTTGATCAATGTGACAACAGCCCCAGAGTTCCGTCCATGGGAGGTGTCAGACCTCACGCCCAGAGTGAAGATGGACAAGGCCCAGGCGGCACAGAGTGCTCAAATAG GTGTGATCGAAGGTCTGCATGAAGCTGCCTACAAGAATGCTCTCTGTAACTCTCTGTACTGTCCTACCCACATGGTTGGCAACATCCAGTCTGGGCAT ctgCACCAGTTTGTCCAGAACAATTTCACAAGCGCAAGAATGGCTCTTGTTGGACTTG GTGTGGACCACACGGTGCTAAAGCAAGTTGGCGAGCAATTCCTCAACATCCGCAGTGGGACAGGCACCACAGGGGCCAAGGCTCAGTATCGCGGAG GTGAGATCCGTCTGCCCGGCCTCAGCAGTCTGGTCCACTCGGCGGTGGTGAGCGAGTCAGCTGCAGCGAGCACCAGCGAGGCTCTGGCCTTCAGCGTGCTGCAGCATTTGCTCGGAGCTGGTCTGCACGTCAAGAGGGGCTCATGCACCTCCAGCAAACTGGTCAACGGTGTTGCCAAGGCAACTGCTGACCCCTTTGAT GTCAGTGCTTTCAACTCGAGCTACTCTGACTCTGGTCTGTTTGGGGTCTACACTATTTCCCAGCCTGCAGTTGCGGGTGAT GTGATTAGGGCCGCTCTTGCCGAGGTGAAGGCTGTCGCTGATGGTGGAGTCACAGCTGCTGACCTCACTCGGGCCAA GGCCCAGCTGAAGGGGCAGTTCCTGATGTCTCTGGAGACTTCAGAAGGTTTGCTGGAGGCCATGGGCACTCAGGCTCTGGTCGAGGGATCCTACTGCTCCACTGAGGAAGTCTCCAAAAACATTGACAACGTCTCCTTGACTGATGTCGCCAAT GCTGCCAAGAAATTTGTGACTGGCAAGAAGACTATGGCATCCAGCGGAAACCTCATCAAAACGCCCTTTGTGGATGAGATCTAA
- the faap100 gene encoding Fanconi anemia core complex-associated protein 100, whose protein sequence is MEGRCVVETWAVGLSGTSCTPRVKLGLGTDVFFCIGSDEVYVFSTRERKLTAVLQFPDPVSDLVGSHDKQLLYVACRSGVYCVSLQFQLSRAPSSPADASSSLAELKIPSEFLVVAEEGVLSVLLVGSVFLTLSQTDTSWMLTLYKSSNYEMLSSFSLPLVSGVVHNDTEGKTAVRKRPVLICVHSNDATLPSSLEATLTDGHVRLEPVLFKLLFGIDAALAKSPVILCGLPDGCLCFLPLRLPGSRLRVLRSLEQPVVFVGASVVMERGPGHAQCLVAVGELGKVVLIKTDKGGSEGGGNRTGFIEGCVPGPVMCGCVDKNCLYYSTGSDLLVLDLSEGLSRREGQEKDEETFRKTEAALQSPTSLNVCRVAALAEPTCNTAGEVQLLGLSVRGQLQRITLPAGREDARLSKEPSVLVGRSVRDLLSAIGDVCERASVLKTAIKSKNQILRHLNQVLNISFLLIASASSEEHLPIQEKPIRCHGVTSWSRLLQKDSLNLTCVLDNPSPYILERGWTLSVAVFPLSYPPSAQGESSSTHFSFPFHNLHPGETLEVLLPLAAAGEASFPMTVSCSLIFSLASLLGEEAAKLPGLQSSCISLPLNTLTVDWLHVLQVNSPIATHKKATSQSNNTTDTIQAFLRSRRIRCSGRGEGGGESASKPEREYSASIRVSSELLKDTLLLKSSDLDAHVPKWPPQNVGLSLLEWMLSEGPGGVTTGHQGDKIALSSSVVHARGPDGHTVKLTAKEVNVEEGSAGKEESRTAVEVQVESSSIAAVCGLHHAVLRRVQTLLQRAPEKAASTKGVQSLGLRRVLQRAEHLLQQIQQSRISGAFGVGVSTGQMTRSLLSVYRELRENPLLIV, encoded by the exons ATGGAAGGACGGTGTGTTGTTGAGACTTGGGCAGTTGGCTTGTCAGGAACATCATGCACACCGAGGGTCAAGTTGGGTTTGGGGACAGATGTGTTCTTCTGCATTGGCAGCGACGAGGTCTATGTCTTCAGTACTCGGGAGAGAAAACTCACG GCTGTCCTCCAGTTTCCTGATCCTGTGAGTGACCTGGTTGGAAGTCATGACAAGCAGCTCCTCTATGTAGCCTGTAGGAGCGGAGTTTATTGTGTCAGTTTACAATTTCAGCTATCCAG AGCTCCCAGCTCCCCAGCTGATGCATCCTCCAGTCTCGCTGAGCTGAAAATCCCCTCTGAGTTTCTTGTTGTTGCAGAAGAAGGAGTGTTATCAGTGCTCCTCGTCGGCTCTGTGTTCCTGACTCTTTCCCAGACAGACACGTCCTGGATGTTGACTCTGTACAAATCCTCAAACTATGAAATGCTCAGTTCATTCAGTCTACCACTGGTGTCAGGAGTTGTACACAATGACACTGAGGGAAAGACGGCAGTGAGAAAGAGGCCTGTGCTGATTTGTGTCCATTCTAATGATGCAACACTACCATCTTCATTGGAGGCAACTTTAACTGACGGCCACGTCCGCCTCGAGCCGGTCCTCTTCAAACTTCTGTTTGGGATCGACGCTGCCCTCGCCAAGTCACCAGTCATCCTTTGTGGCCTGCCAGACGGTTGCCTGTGTTTTCTCCCTCTGCGTCTCCCGGGATCGCGGCTCAGAGTCCTGCGCAGCCTTGAGCAGCCAGTCGTATTTGTTGGAGCATCTGTTGTCATGGAAAGGGGTCCGGGACATGCACAGTGTTTGGTGGCAGTGGGTGAACTAGGGAAAGTGGTGCTGATCAAAACGGACAAGGGAGGGTCAGAGGGAGGGGGCAACAGAACTGGTTTTATTGAGGGGTGTGTACCTGGGCCTGTCATGTGTGGCTGTGTGGATAAAAACTGTCTTTACTACAGCACTGGGTCAGACCTGCTGGTACTGGATCTATCTGAGGGATTATCTCGGAGAGAAGGCCAAGAAAAGGATGAGGAGACATTCAGGAAGACAGAAGCAGCCCTCCAAAGCCCCACCAGTTTAAATGTGTGTAGAGTCGCCGCCTTGGCTGAGCCTACATGCAACACTGCAG GTGAAGTTCAGCTGCTGGGGCTGTCTGTCAGAGGGCAGCTCCAGAGGATTACCTTACCTGCGGGGAGAGAGGATGCAAGGTTGTCCAAGGAGCCTTCTGTTCTGGTGGGACGCAGCGTCAGGGACCTCCTGTCTGCTATCGGGGACGTCTGTGAAAG AGCATCAGTGCTGAAAACTGCCATCAAATCCAAAAACCAAATTCTGAGGCACTTGAATCAGGTGCTTAACATCAGCTTCCTGCTGATAGCCAGTGCAAGTAGTGAAGAGCATCTTCCCATCCAGGAGAAGCCAATCAGATGTCATGGCGTGACCAGTTGGAGCAGATTGCTTCAAAAAGACTCCCTGAACCTGACGTGTGTCCTGGATAATCCAAGTCCTTATATTTTGGAACGTGGCTGGACACTGAGCGTTGCTGTATTTCCTCTGTCCTATCCTCCCAGTGCTCAAGGGGAAAGCTCCTCTACACATTTTTCATTCCCGTTCCACAATCTCCATCCAGGGGAGACTTTAGAAGTGTTGCTGCCCCTAGCAGCCGCAGGCGAAGCATCCTTCCCCATGACCGTGAGCTGCTCACTCATCTTCTCACTCGCAAGTCTCCTGGGAGAGGAGGCCGCAAAACTTCCCGGTCTGCAGAGTAGTTGCATCAGTTTGCCCTTAAACACGCTGACAGTGGATTGGTTGCACGTCCTGCAGGTGAACAGTCCCATAGCCACCCATAAAAAGGCCACATCTCAATCCAACAACACGACAGATACCATCCAAGCTTTTTTAAGATCCCGCCGGATCAGGTGCAGtggaagaggggagggaggaggagagagtgcTTCAAAGCCTGAGCGAGAGTATTCAGCAAGTATCCGGGTGTCGTCAGAGTTACTGAAGGATACGCTATTGTTGAAAAGCTCCGATTTGGACGCTCACGTGCCAAAGTGGCCCCCTCAAAATGTGGGCCTTTCTCTGCTGGAGTGGATGTTGTCTGAAGGTCCTGGAGGAGTGACGACGGGACACCAAGGAGACAAGATTGCACTCAGCAGCTCAGTGGTCCATGCTCGAGGGCCAGACGGACACACAGTCAAGCTGACTGCAAAAGAG GTAAATGTAGAAGAGGGGAGCGCGGGGAAGGAGGAGTCCCGGACCGCGGTGGAGGTTCAGGTTGAGAGCTCATCTATTGCAGCAGTGTGTGGACTGCATCATGCTGTGCTGCGCCGGGTACAG ACTCTGTTGCAGAGGGCTCCTGAGAAGGCTGCTTCCACAAAGGGAGTCCAGAGTTTAGGTTTAAGACGGGTACTGCAGCGGGCCGAG CACCTGTTGCAGCAGATCCAGCAAAGTCGAATCTCGGGGGCGTTCGGCGTGGGCGTGTCCACAGGGCAGATGACCCGGTCGCTTCTCAGCGTTTACCGAGAACTCCGAGAAAACCCCCTCCTTATCGTTTAA
- the LOC144536123 gene encoding uncharacterized protein C16orf52 homolog B-like — protein MDKLTVISGCLFLAADIFAIASIVNPDWISTGGSAGSLTVGLVRQCQTIHGRDRTCMPPQLPPEWITTLFFIILGIISLTVTCGLLVMSRWRREAARYARWIAFTGMVLFCMAALIFPMGFYINEVGGQPYKLPNNTAVGSSYVLFVLSIFFTIVGLLFAGKVCLPG, from the exons ATGGATAAACTCACCGTGATATCAGGATGCCTCTTCCTCGCTGCAGACATCTTTGCCATCGCCAGCATCGTCAACCCGGACTGGATCAGCACAGGAGGATCAGCTG GCTCTCTGACTGTGGGTCTGGTCCGCCAGTGCCAGACCATCCACGGCCGAGACCGGACCTGCATGCCCCCGCAGCTGCCCCCAGAGTGGATCACCACGCTGTTCTTCATCATCCTGGGCATCATCTCCCTCACCGTCACCTGTGGTCTGCTGGTGATGTCACGCTGGCGCCGCGAGGCCGCCAGATACGCCCGATGGATCGCCTTCACAGGGA TGGTCCTGTTCTGCATGGCTGCTCTCATCTTCCCAATGGGCTTCTACATCAACGAGGTTGGAGGACAGCCATATAAGCTCCCCAACAACACAGCGGTGGGCTCCTCCTACGTACTCTTCGTTCTGTCCATATTCTTCACCATTGTGGGACTGCTGTTTGCTGGGAAGGTATGCCTGCCAGGTTga
- the birc5a gene encoding baculoviral IAP repeat-containing protein 5a → MELFKEEDIKMYFYENRLKTFEGWPFDEDCSCTPENMAKAGFIHTPSDNCPDIAMCFFCLKELEGWEPQDDPEKEHKSHSPSCQFIALKKKVDELTVEEFLKLQKERQKFIINKSCNESITKFEEAAKLRRADIIKTAMGEE, encoded by the exons ATGGAGCTGTTCAAAGAAGAggacattaaaatgtatttttatgagAACAGACTGAAAACTTTCGAGGGGTGGCCCTTTGACGAAGACTGTTCGTGCACTCCGGAAAAC ATGGCCAAAGCTGGCTTCATTCACACCCCCTCAGACAACTGCCCAGACATCGCCATGTGTTTCTTCTGCCTCAAAGAGCTGGAGGGCTGGGAGCCGCAGGACGACCCGGA AAAGGAGCACAAATCTCATTCACCGTCCTGCCAATTCATCGCCCTGAAGAAGAAAGTAGACGAGCTGACTGTGGAGGAATTCTTGAAACTACAGAAGGAGAGGCAGAAGTTCATCATT AACAAATCCTGTAACGAGAGCATCACCAAGTTTGAAGAGGCCGCAAAACTGAGACGAGCAGATATAATCAAGACAGCCATGGGCGAAGAGTGA